The following are from one region of the Cyclopterus lumpus isolate fCycLum1 chromosome 21, fCycLum1.pri, whole genome shotgun sequence genome:
- the gpr161 gene encoding G-protein coupled receptor 161 isoform X1 produces MNISRNCTTVENGEGLAALESVSIVTITLLACLGNLLIVVTLYRRPYLLTPSNKFVFSLTISNLLLSTLVLPFVAVSSAKREWVFGVVWCNFTALLYLLISSASMLTLGAIAIDRYYAVLYPMIYPMKITGNRAVVAIAYVWLHSLVGCLPPLFGWSSFEFDCFKRTCVASWHREPSYAAFWVIWCILPPLFIMLACYGVIFRVARMKARKVHCGTVVVAQEDSNGVQKNGRKNSSTSTSSNGSRRSLVYAGSQCKAFVTILVVVGTFLVTWGPYVGVVCTEALWGQGSVSQGLETLVAWLSFCSAVCHPFIYGLWNKTVRKELLGMCFGDRYYRESFATRQRTSRLFSISNRITDLGMSPHLTAMLAGGGHLLAPGSSTGDTGFSFTQDSCTDVMLLDDFSTDCSAHPQQHGNPSGKRRSSVTFEDQVEQAKAESTSASSVQVHAEVQKSLDTFASCLAKAIESDAKLTLFGDGLALPGGLFTTRAAPRPRYLDGQRLRLESIDEGIVKDDRAEEDQEVEEKPA; encoded by the exons ATGAACATCAGTAGGAACTGCACCACAGTGGAGAATGGTGAGGGTCTGGCCGCCCTGGAGTCGGTCTCCATCGTAACCATCACGCTCCTCGCCTGCCTGGGGAACCTCTTGATTGTGGTGACCCTCTATCGCAGGCCCTACCTGCTCACGCCCAGCAACAAGTTTGTGTTCAGCCTGACCATATCCAACCTGCTGCTGTCCACGCTGGTGCTGCCGTTTGTGGCCGTGAGCTCGGCAAAGAGGGAGTGGGTGTTTGGGGTCGTGTGGTGTAACTTCACCGCCCTGCTCTACCTGCTCATCAGCTCTGCCAGCATGCTAACCCTCGGAGCTATCGCCATTGACAG GTACTACGCTGTACTTTACCCGATGATCTACCCCATGAAGATCACAGGAAACCGGGCGGTCGTTGCCATCGCCTATGTGTGGCTGCACTCCCTGGTGGGCTGTCTGCCTCCTCTGTTCGGCTGGTCCTCCTTTGAGTTTGACTGCTTCAAGAGGACCTGCGTTGCGTCTTGGCACAGAGAGCCCAGTTACGCGGCCTTCTGGGTCATCTGGTGCATCCTCCCCCCCTTATTCATCATGCTTGCCTGTTACGGCGTGATCTTCCGCGTCGCCCGCATGAAAGCCAGGAAAGTGCACTGCGGCACAGTCGTTGTGGCCCAGGAGGACTCCAACGGAGTTCAGAAGAACGGACGTAAAAACTCGAGCACCTCGACTTCCTCGAATGGAAGCCGGCGGAGCCTCGTGTATGCAGGGAGTCAGTGCAAGGCcttcgtcaccatcttggtggTGGTCGGCACCTTTCTCGTGACCTGGGGGCCGTACGTCGGGGTGGTGTGTACCGAGGCTCTGTGGGGACAAGGTAGTGTGTCTCAAGGACTGGAGACGTTGGTCGCTTGGCTGTCGTTCTGCAGCGCGGTGTGCCATCCTTTCATCTACGGCCTGTGGAATAAAACCGTGAGGAAGGAGCTGCTGGGGATGTGTTTCGGAGATCGCTACTACAGAGAGTCGTTCGCCACGCGGCAGAGGACGTCGCGCCTCTTCAGCATCTCCAACCGAATCACAG ATTTGGGTATGTCCCCACACCTGACCGCTATGCTGGCCGGTGGAGGGCATCTACTGGCCCCAGGAAGCAGCACTGGGGATACTGGCTTCAGTTTCACTCAGGACTCAT GCACAGACGTGATGCTGCTGGATGACTTCTCCACAGACTGCTCCGCCCACCCACAACAACACGGGAATCCGTccgggaagaggaggagctccGTCACCTTTGAAGACCAGGTGGAGCAAGCCAAAG CTGAAAGCACAAGCGCGTCCTCGGTTCAAGTCCACGCAGAGGTACAGAAGTCTCTCGACACCTTCGCCTCCTGTCTGGCGAAGGCGATAGAGAGCGATGCCAAGCTCACTCTGTTTGGGGACGGTCTGGCTCTTCCGGGGGGACTGTTTACGACGAGAGCGGCACCGAGACCCAGATACCTGGACGGTCAGAGACTGAGGCTGGAGAGTATCGACGAAGGGATCGTTAAAGATGACAGAGCCGAAGAAgaccaggaagtggaggaaaaaCCAGCCTGA
- the gpr161 gene encoding G-protein coupled receptor 161 isoform X2 — MLTLGAIAIDRYYAVLYPMIYPMKITGNRAVVAIAYVWLHSLVGCLPPLFGWSSFEFDCFKRTCVASWHREPSYAAFWVIWCILPPLFIMLACYGVIFRVARMKARKVHCGTVVVAQEDSNGVQKNGRKNSSTSTSSNGSRRSLVYAGSQCKAFVTILVVVGTFLVTWGPYVGVVCTEALWGQGSVSQGLETLVAWLSFCSAVCHPFIYGLWNKTVRKELLGMCFGDRYYRESFATRQRTSRLFSISNRITDLGMSPHLTAMLAGGGHLLAPGSSTGDTGFSFTQDSCTDVMLLDDFSTDCSAHPQQHGNPSGKRRSSVTFEDQVEQAKAESTSASSVQVHAEVQKSLDTFASCLAKAIESDAKLTLFGDGLALPGGLFTTRAAPRPRYLDGQRLRLESIDEGIVKDDRAEEDQEVEEKPA, encoded by the exons ATGCTAACCCTCGGAGCTATCGCCATTGACAG GTACTACGCTGTACTTTACCCGATGATCTACCCCATGAAGATCACAGGAAACCGGGCGGTCGTTGCCATCGCCTATGTGTGGCTGCACTCCCTGGTGGGCTGTCTGCCTCCTCTGTTCGGCTGGTCCTCCTTTGAGTTTGACTGCTTCAAGAGGACCTGCGTTGCGTCTTGGCACAGAGAGCCCAGTTACGCGGCCTTCTGGGTCATCTGGTGCATCCTCCCCCCCTTATTCATCATGCTTGCCTGTTACGGCGTGATCTTCCGCGTCGCCCGCATGAAAGCCAGGAAAGTGCACTGCGGCACAGTCGTTGTGGCCCAGGAGGACTCCAACGGAGTTCAGAAGAACGGACGTAAAAACTCGAGCACCTCGACTTCCTCGAATGGAAGCCGGCGGAGCCTCGTGTATGCAGGGAGTCAGTGCAAGGCcttcgtcaccatcttggtggTGGTCGGCACCTTTCTCGTGACCTGGGGGCCGTACGTCGGGGTGGTGTGTACCGAGGCTCTGTGGGGACAAGGTAGTGTGTCTCAAGGACTGGAGACGTTGGTCGCTTGGCTGTCGTTCTGCAGCGCGGTGTGCCATCCTTTCATCTACGGCCTGTGGAATAAAACCGTGAGGAAGGAGCTGCTGGGGATGTGTTTCGGAGATCGCTACTACAGAGAGTCGTTCGCCACGCGGCAGAGGACGTCGCGCCTCTTCAGCATCTCCAACCGAATCACAG ATTTGGGTATGTCCCCACACCTGACCGCTATGCTGGCCGGTGGAGGGCATCTACTGGCCCCAGGAAGCAGCACTGGGGATACTGGCTTCAGTTTCACTCAGGACTCAT GCACAGACGTGATGCTGCTGGATGACTTCTCCACAGACTGCTCCGCCCACCCACAACAACACGGGAATCCGTccgggaagaggaggagctccGTCACCTTTGAAGACCAGGTGGAGCAAGCCAAAG CTGAAAGCACAAGCGCGTCCTCGGTTCAAGTCCACGCAGAGGTACAGAAGTCTCTCGACACCTTCGCCTCCTGTCTGGCGAAGGCGATAGAGAGCGATGCCAAGCTCACTCTGTTTGGGGACGGTCTGGCTCTTCCGGGGGGACTGTTTACGACGAGAGCGGCACCGAGACCCAGATACCTGGACGGTCAGAGACTGAGGCTGGAGAGTATCGACGAAGGGATCGTTAAAGATGACAGAGCCGAAGAAgaccaggaagtggaggaaaaaCCAGCCTGA
- the otc gene encoding ornithine carbamoyltransferase, mitochondrial isoform X1 produces the protein MSTKLLSANKTVFKCLTALSARGLSSGAASLGSGPLKGRSCLTLKDFSSEEIKRLLWVSGDLKHRIKHEKQYLPLLQGKSIAMIFEKRSTRTRMSTETGFALLGGHPCFLTSQDIHLGVNESSTDTARVLSGLCDIVLARVYSHSTLEELHKDASIPIINGLSDLYHPIQILADFLTLQEHYGSLSGLTVSWIGDGNNVLHSFMMTAAKLGVHLKIATPKGYEPERSVIEEAQRLSKEHGTQLVLTSDPMEAAHGSNVLVTDTWVSMGQEEEKKKRLKDFKGYQITMQTGSVAKPDWSFLHCLPRKMEEVDDQVFYSPRSLVFPEAENRKWTIMGLMVSLLTDYTPQSPVPKF, from the exons ATGTCCACTAAACTACTCTCTGCAAACAAAACCGTCTTCAAATGCTTGACCGCTCTTTCGGCACGAGGGTTGAG CAGCGGAGCGGCGTCCCTGGGTTCAGGTCCCTTAAAGGGTCGCAGCTGTCTGACCCTGAAGGACTTCAGCTCGGAGGAGATCAAGAGGCTGCTGTGGGTGTCCGGGGATCTCAAACATCGGATCAAGCATGAGAAGCAG TATCTTCCTCTTCTGCAAGGAAAGTCCATTGCTATGATATTTGAGAAGAGGAGCACCAGAACAAGAATGTCCACGGAAACAG GCTTCGCTTTGCTGGGTGGCCACCCCTGTTTCCTCACTTCTCAGGACATCCACCTTGGAGTGAATGAGAGCAGCACAGACACGGCTAg GGTTCTCTCGGGGCTCTGCGATATCGTCTTGGCACGAGTGTACAGCCACTCCacgctggaggagctgcatAAGGACGCCTCCATCCCCATCATCAACGGCCTGTCGGACCTCTACCACCCAATCCAGATTCTGGCGGACTTCCTCACCCTACAG gAGCATTATGGTTCCCTTAGTGGACTAACAGTGAGCTGGATTGGAGATGGGAACAACGTCCTCCACTCCTTCATGATGACTGCGGCTAAATTGGGAGTTCACCTTAAGATTGCTACACCAAAG GGGTACGAGCCAGAAAGGAGTGTTATTGAAGAGGCACAAAGACTTTCCAAAGAA CATGGGACCCAGCTTgttttgacctctgaccccatgGAGGCTGCCCACGGCAGCAATGTGTTGGTCACCGACACCTGGGTGAGCatgggacaggaggaggaaaagaaaaagaggctcAAAGACTTTAAAGGTTACCAGATTACAATGCAG acaggaagtgttgCCAAACCAGACTGGAGCTTCCTGCATTGTCTCCCACGCAAAATGGAGGAAGTGGATGACCAGGTATTCTACTCCCCCCGCTCCCTCGTCTTCCCCGAGGCAGAGAACAGAAAGTGGACCATCATG GGTCTGATGGTGTCTCTTCTGACCGACTACACTCCACAGAGCCCCGTGCCCAAGTTTTAA
- the otc gene encoding ornithine carbamoyltransferase, mitochondrial isoform X2, with protein MSTKLLSANKTVFKCLTALSARGLSGAASLGSGPLKGRSCLTLKDFSSEEIKRLLWVSGDLKHRIKHEKQYLPLLQGKSIAMIFEKRSTRTRMSTETGFALLGGHPCFLTSQDIHLGVNESSTDTARVLSGLCDIVLARVYSHSTLEELHKDASIPIINGLSDLYHPIQILADFLTLQEHYGSLSGLTVSWIGDGNNVLHSFMMTAAKLGVHLKIATPKGYEPERSVIEEAQRLSKEHGTQLVLTSDPMEAAHGSNVLVTDTWVSMGQEEEKKKRLKDFKGYQITMQTGSVAKPDWSFLHCLPRKMEEVDDQVFYSPRSLVFPEAENRKWTIMGLMVSLLTDYTPQSPVPKF; from the exons ATGTCCACTAAACTACTCTCTGCAAACAAAACCGTCTTCAAATGCTTGACCGCTCTTTCGGCACGAGGGTTGAG CGGAGCGGCGTCCCTGGGTTCAGGTCCCTTAAAGGGTCGCAGCTGTCTGACCCTGAAGGACTTCAGCTCGGAGGAGATCAAGAGGCTGCTGTGGGTGTCCGGGGATCTCAAACATCGGATCAAGCATGAGAAGCAG TATCTTCCTCTTCTGCAAGGAAAGTCCATTGCTATGATATTTGAGAAGAGGAGCACCAGAACAAGAATGTCCACGGAAACAG GCTTCGCTTTGCTGGGTGGCCACCCCTGTTTCCTCACTTCTCAGGACATCCACCTTGGAGTGAATGAGAGCAGCACAGACACGGCTAg GGTTCTCTCGGGGCTCTGCGATATCGTCTTGGCACGAGTGTACAGCCACTCCacgctggaggagctgcatAAGGACGCCTCCATCCCCATCATCAACGGCCTGTCGGACCTCTACCACCCAATCCAGATTCTGGCGGACTTCCTCACCCTACAG gAGCATTATGGTTCCCTTAGTGGACTAACAGTGAGCTGGATTGGAGATGGGAACAACGTCCTCCACTCCTTCATGATGACTGCGGCTAAATTGGGAGTTCACCTTAAGATTGCTACACCAAAG GGGTACGAGCCAGAAAGGAGTGTTATTGAAGAGGCACAAAGACTTTCCAAAGAA CATGGGACCCAGCTTgttttgacctctgaccccatgGAGGCTGCCCACGGCAGCAATGTGTTGGTCACCGACACCTGGGTGAGCatgggacaggaggaggaaaagaaaaagaggctcAAAGACTTTAAAGGTTACCAGATTACAATGCAG acaggaagtgttgCCAAACCAGACTGGAGCTTCCTGCATTGTCTCCCACGCAAAATGGAGGAAGTGGATGACCAGGTATTCTACTCCCCCCGCTCCCTCGTCTTCCCCGAGGCAGAGAACAGAAAGTGGACCATCATG GGTCTGATGGTGTCTCTTCTGACCGACTACACTCCACAGAGCCCCGTGCCCAAGTTTTAA
- the rpgra gene encoding A-kinase anchor protein 12 has translation MTGQDDVDVPETGAIFTFGKSSFADNAPGKFWLKNDQPVHLSCGGEHTAVISENGRLLMFGGNSWGQLGGGFKPAASKPASVKALKSEKVKLVACGRYHTIVCTWPGSVFVSGSNQEGQLGLGHCNNTTSFHLLQPFCDHAPIKMLSAGCNTSAALTEDGRLFMWGDNAVGQIGLGDEEFAAEPTEVDVGEAVTWVSCGYHHSAFVTADGDLYTFGDSANGRLGLQVEQLANHRVPQRVQGFLGNVTQVCCGGEHTVALTEANVYTFGRGQYGQLGHGTFLFEAALPKPLELFRNGGVKHVACGENHTAVITSSGLLYTFGDGRHGKLGLGVENFINRFSPTLCTRFTVQYSVQLVSCGGNHMLVLAAPRPEEDVTVTGNLPEPSCTEVLLLDTLTDLNPTVPLSALAARARHREKFGEMFRNLPRLNSDFLNTSWQTSRNIPTPKTLSKDFATPSSSPKPQSESGSSTAASSKSESKELHSPLPSPKTTTKRSTVVSHKRTAKRRPYGAATAKKALIGDPPPTPKEPCSPTRPSRGISRNEHPASPKSEVEETSQRQEDVKETISEKGSTSDLLPNMEKKKGPALRKTRKKFLKASPAELLKDSLKREMSPPMSSKSLKNASKSVSSKGKENVTKQSNKVTTNGHARQEPSHLKSPKLSEASPVRKTLAEAQQRLTKLKGNKRRNRNGKESNINKEDMEAIALKKDLSETPKKEEDISAFDKTSDVIKITTGNETTSLSVRSATESKLKAKSKPGVGEGDDIRVQGGAETVASQLLCNPVSSQSTRGTEVVSIGAARSLQDPEPVDRDLLVSGAHGEDTQRLTDRKPGWGEILSTAACLLPAAGIAGAAVAVLSEAVTSVGLFQSDSDAVISTPPKTPGRVWRKATMALSHDRGRWKVTGVKTFHKQTGGTAAQTWELPRRELEEDEKTHEDREGEGTDTEDGGKKEDGESGSGVEDDKEEEEEEEEGSESSNDLGVKEESVTGGSEEEQDHEAAEEDGEEETGSSGEEEEEEIEGEEEEESSEESGGGGSASEVSEAAEEDDGEESSEENKEEEEESEASEDEDDVRGEDSGSTKSKESEEEEDRDGGDAAESDSEEEENIEEEEDELDAEENGETEEHRDSTVSEDEKEGEEEDVETDKSEGEEDETQEGSDENDKEEESESDEDEEEQDEKSDKENEEQEEEDCEEKASPDEGEAEDKTAEEEEEEDGKEEVIGEEEKGEEEEQGNEKVTEKEEEVEEEEEANKEDVTEEEEEGGEEEKGNKEDVTEEEEEGEEEEQEKEKVIEKEEEVEEQEEKNTDDVTDEEEEEEGEEDVTEEEEEEGEEEEEESKEVVIEQEEEEGEEEEEEEEEGEAEEESKEDVTEEEEEEEGEEEEESKEDVTEEEEEEEGEEEEESKEDVIEQEEEEGEEEKESKEEVIEKEEEEGEEEEESKEDVTEQEEEEGEEEEESKEEVIEQDEEEGEEEEESKEEVIEQEEEEGEEEEEEESKEDVTEQEEEEGEEEEESKEDVTEQEEEEGEEEEESKEDVTEQEEEEGAEEEEGKEEVKEEEEENEESDGEEDEKIKGKEKSIEVKKMMGESNKANEEEEEGEEEESEEEANEEEEEGEEEESEEGGKAANIKHSKKDAKEEEHEKEKEGNTKREQEEEEEEEEEEL, from the exons ATGACGGGGCAGGACGACGTGGACGTACCGG AAACAGGAGCCATCTTCACATTTGGAAAGAGCAGTTTTGCTGACAATGCGCCTGGTAAATTCTGGTTGAAGAATGACCAGCCGGTGCATCTGTCTTGTGGCGGAGAGCACACTGCGGTCATCTCAG AAAATGGCAGGCTGCTCATGTTTGGTGGTAATTCCTGGGGCCAACTGGGAGGTGGATTTAAACCCGCTGCTAGCAAACCTGCCTCTGTGAAAG CCTTAAAGTCTGAGAAGGTGAAGCTTGTAGCTTGTGGGAGATATCACACAATCGTCTGCACAT GGCCGGgcagtgtgtttgtatctggCAGTAATCAGGAAGGGCAGCTTGGTTTGGGCCACTGCAACAACACCACCTCTTTTCACCTGCTGCAGCCCTTCTGTGACCACGCACCAATCAAAATGCTCTCTGCAGGATGCAACACCTCAGCTGCCTTAACAG aggACGGGAGGCTCTTCATGTGGGGAGACAACGCCGTGGGTCAGATCGGTTTAGGGGATGAGGAGTTTGCAGCAGAACCCACAGAGGTGGATGTTGGGGAGGCGGTGACGTGGGTCTCCTGTGGGTACCACCACTCGGCATTCGTCACAG CGGATGGAGATCTCTACACGTTTGGCGATAGTGCGAACGGAAGGCTCGGTCTCCAGGTGGAgcagctggccaatcacagaGTCCCTCAGCGGGTGCAAGGGTTTCTGGGTAATGTCACCCAGGTGTGCTGCGGAGGGGAGCACACGGTGGCACTCACAG AGGCCAACGTGTACACGTTTGGCAGAGGTCAGTACGGTCAGCTGGGCCACGGGACGTTTCTGTTCGAAGCGGCTTTGCCAAAACCGCTCGAGCTCTTTCGTAACGGCGGCGTCAAACATGTCGCCTGCGGAGAGAACCACACCGCTGTGATCACGA GCAGCGGGCTCCTGTACACGTTTGGTGACGGTCGTCATGGGAAACTGGGTTTAGGGGTGGAGAACTTCATCAACCGGTTCAGCCCGACACTCTGCACACGTTTTACAGTGCAGTACAGTGTTCAGTTA GTCTCCTGCGGTGGGAACCACATGCTGGTTCTGGCTGCACCCAGACCAGAAGAGGATGTCACAGTCACAGGGAACCTGCCGGAGCCCAGTTGCACAGAGGTGCTTCTGCTGGACACTTTGACGGATCTCAATCCGACAGTCCCGCTCTCGGCCCTCGCTGCTCGAGCCCGCCACAGAGAAAAA TTTGGAGAGATGTTTCGCAACCTCCCTCGTCTAAATTCTGACTTCCTCAACACCTCCTGGCAAACGTCCAGAAATATCCCGACCCCTAAAACGCTCTCGAAGGACTTTGCCACCCCTTCGTCATCCCCGAAACCACAATCAGAA AGTGGATCCTCCACTGCTGCTTCTTCTAAGTCTGAATCCAaagagctgcattctcccttACCGTCGCCAAAGACTACAACTAAACGTAGCACCGTAGTATCTCATAAAAGGACCGCAAAAAGAAGACCGTATGGAGCGGCAACCGCCAAAAAGGCCTTAATTGGAGACCCTCCTCCAACACCTAAAGAACCCTGCAGCCCCACCAGACCCTCCAGGGGTATTTCCAGGAATGAGCATCCTGCCTCGCCGAAATCAG AGGTGGAAGAAACCTCTCAGAGACAAGAAGATGTGAAGGAGACTATCTCTGAGAAAGGATCGACCTCTGACTTGTTGCCAAACATG GAAAAGAAGAAAGGCCCAGCTCTTAGAAAAACTAGGAAAAAGTTTCTCAAGGCCTCGCCCGCAGAGCTCCTGAAAGACTCTTTGAAAAGAGAAATGTCTCCACCAATGAGCTCAAAGAGTCTGAAAAACGCTTCTAAAAGCGTCTCATCTAAAGGCAAAGAGAACGTCACCAAGCAGTCCAATAAAGTCACAACTAATGGACACGCTCGACAGGAACCCTCCCATTTAAAATCACCAAAACTATCAGAGGCAAGCCCAGTCAGGAAGACACTGGCCGAAGCCCAGCAGAGACTCACTAAACTGAAgggaaataaaaggagaaatAGAAATGGGAAAGAAAGTAATATAAACAAAGAGGATATGGAAGCCATCGCTTTGAAGAAAGACTTGTCGGAGACAccaaaaaaggaggaagatatATCCGCTTTTGACAAGACATCTGATGTTATTAAGATCACGACAGGAAATGAAACAACCAGTCTCTCGGTCCGCAGT GCAACAGAGTCTAAACTGAAGGCGAAATCAAAACCAGGTGTAGGAGAAGGGGATGACATCAGAGTtcaaggaggagcagagactgtcgcctcacagctgCTGTGTAACCCCGTTTCCTCACAAAGCACTCGGGGAACAGAGGTGGTTTCCATCGGCGCAGCGAGATCCCTGCAGGACCCAGAACCTGTTGATAGAGATCTGCTTGTTTCTGGAGCACACGGAGAGGATActcagagactgactgacagaaagCCAGGGTGGGGGGAGATCCTCAGCACCGCAGCCTGTCTTCTTCCTGCCGCTGGGATAGCGGGTGCAGCTGTGGCGGTGCTTAGTGAGGCAGTGACCAGCGTGGGGCTTTTCCAGTCCGACAGCGACGCGGTCATCTCCACGCCGCCCAAAACACCCGGTCGG GTCTGGAGGAAAGCCACGATGGCGCTCAGTCACGACAGGGGGCGATGGAAAGTGACGGGGGTGAAGACTTTTCACAAACAGACCGGCGGGACAGCGGCGCAGACGTGGGAACTTCCCCGGCGAGAACTTGAAGAAGATGAGAAAACCCACGAGGATCGTGAAGGAGAAGGAACGGATACTGAGGATGGGGGAAAGAAGGAAGATGGAGAAAGTGGAAGCGGTGTGGAGGAcgacaaagaagaagaggaggaggaggaggagggaagtgaAAGTAGCAATGATCTAGGGGTGAAAGAGGAGAGCGTTAcgggagggagtgaggaagagCAAGATCATGAAGCTGCAGAGGAAGATGGTGAGGAGGAAACAGGCTCCAgcggtgaggaagaggaggaagaaattgagggagaggaggaagaagaaagcagTGAGGAatcagggggaggaggaagtgcatctGAGGTAAgtgaagcagcagaggaggatgatggtgaAGAATCCAGTGAagagaataaagaagaagaggaagagagtgaggcGAGTGAGGATGAGGACGATGTTAGAGGTGAAGACTCGGGGAGCACCAAGAGCAAagagtcagaggaggaggaggacagagacgGAGGTGACGCTGCAGAGTCTGATtctgaggaagaagaaaacattgaggaagaggaagatgagctTGATGCAGAGGAAAATGGTGAAACTGAGGAACACAGAGATTCCACCGTAAGTGAGGACGAGAaggaaggtgaagaagaagatgtaGAAACAGATAAGAGCGAAGGGGAGGAAGATGAGACACAGGAAGGGAGTGATGAAAAtgacaaggaggaagagagtgagtctgatgaagatgaggaagagcaaGATGAAAAGAGTGATAAAGagaatgaggagcaggaggaggaagattgTGAGGAAAAAGCATCTCCAGATGAGGGAGAAGCTGAGGACAAGActgctgaggaggaagaagaagaagatggaaagGAGGAGGTTATTGGTGAGGAAGAAAAGGGCGAGGAAGAAGAACAGGGAAATGAGAAGGTgacagagaaggaagaagaagttgaggaggaggaagaagcgAATAAGGAGGAtgtcacagaggaggaagaggaagggggtgaggaggaaaaagggaaTAAGGAGGATGTtacggaggaggaagaagagggtgaggaagaagaacaggaaaaagagaaggttatagaaaaggaagaagaagttgaggagcaggaagaaaaaaatacagatGATGTTacagatgaggaagaagaagaagagggtgaggaagatgttacagaggaggaagaagaagagggggaggaggaagaagaagaaagtaagGAGGTGGTTatagagcaggaggaagaagagggggaggaagaagaagaagaagaagaagagggggaggcgGAAGAAGAGAGTAAGGAGGATGttacagaggaggaagaagaagaagagggtgaggaggaagaagagagtaAGGAGGATGttacagaggaggaagaagaagaagagggtgaggaggaagaagagagtaaggaggatgttatagagcaggaggaagaagagggtgaggaggaaaaagagagtaaggaggaggttatagagaaggaggaagaagagggggaggaggaagaagagagtaAGGAGGATGTtacagagcaggaggaagaagagggtgaggaggaagaagagagtaaggaggaggttatagagcaggatgaagaagagggtgaggaggaagaagagagtaaggaggaggttatagagcaggaggaagaagagggggaggaggaagaagaagaagagagtaaGGAGGATGTtacagagcaggaggaagaagagggtgaggaggaagaagagagtaAGGAGGATGTtacagagcaggaggaagaagagggggaggaggaagaagagagtaAGGAGGATGTtacagagcaggaggaagaagagggggcggaggaagaagaaggaaaggaggaagttaaagaggaggaagaagaaaatgaagagagTGACGGTGAGgaagatgaaaaaataaagggaaaagagaaaagtatTGAGGTTAAAAAGATGATGGGAGAGAGCAAta AAGCtaacgaagaagaagaggagggagaagaagaggagagtgaggaaGAAGCTaacgaagaagaggaggagggagaagaagaggagagtgaggaaggaggaaaggctGCAAACATCAAACATAGTAAGAAAGATGCTaaagaggaggaacatgagaaagaaaaagagggaaatacaaaaagggagcaggaagaagaggaagaagaagaagaagaaga GTTGTGA